In a genomic window of Flavobacterium sp. KACC 22761:
- a CDS encoding LTA synthase family protein, translating to MKKLSYLKPIFNFILFGLLITTLSRLFLFFLFKERVVETPNFWYIFPIGLRMDMILLCYLSFLPAVLITFLPNKSIKFTNNFLVIYSFLFLFLILFVEIASPDFVKQYDTRPNKIFLDYLIYPKEVVGMLLKSYLTSIIVAFLILGAVLYLALKKGKKYFHTATADYKFKLIVFPVLAFLLFFGARSSLTSKRPINASNAVFSTDQLTNTLGLNSFYTVAFAAYSIKNEANTKMYGKMDEAEAIERVKKYMIAGPKDFTDPEIPFLHVQQPDSARQKPYNLVIFLQESLGAEYVGILGGKPLTPEFDKLSKEGTLFTNLYCTGTRSVRGIEAVVTGFLPSPSESVVRLGNSQQGFFTLADALKQKGYDTSFIYGGMANFDNMASFFNGNGFSDIVDQTDFESDGNKYAFKGTWGYSDEDLVTKANQYFKSKGDKPFFSLMFSTSNHEPFEYPAGRIKPYDKKPATVNNAMKYADFSIGKFFEMAKKEAYFKNTIFIVIADHNTRTYGKNLVPINKFHIPAFIMGPGVAKGAVYDRLASQIDIPPTLLGYLGLPFETPMVGRNLTKLDPKVQGRSIMQFNDINAFRVENQVVIMQPNLKPLQFEIKNDTTLIPVKLNEDLAKDALAHVITAGNLYKESKYKLRR from the coding sequence ATGAAAAAATTAAGTTACCTAAAACCCATTTTTAATTTTATACTATTTGGGTTGCTGATTACAACTTTAAGCCGTTTGTTTTTATTTTTCCTATTTAAGGAAAGAGTAGTCGAAACGCCAAATTTCTGGTATATTTTTCCAATCGGTCTTCGAATGGACATGATATTGCTTTGCTATTTGTCATTTCTGCCAGCAGTTTTAATTACTTTTTTGCCAAACAAATCAATCAAATTCACAAATAACTTTCTGGTCATTTACAGTTTTCTATTTCTTTTTTTGATTCTTTTTGTAGAAATCGCATCACCAGATTTTGTAAAGCAATACGATACACGCCCGAATAAGATTTTCTTGGATTATCTTATTTATCCAAAAGAAGTGGTCGGAATGCTTTTAAAAAGTTATTTGACTTCAATTATTGTAGCGTTCTTAATTTTGGGAGCCGTTCTTTATTTGGCTTTAAAAAAAGGAAAAAAATATTTTCATACCGCAACGGCAGATTACAAATTTAAATTGATCGTTTTTCCTGTATTGGCTTTTTTATTGTTTTTTGGAGCACGTTCAAGCTTGACTTCAAAACGACCAATTAACGCCAGTAACGCTGTTTTTTCGACAGATCAATTAACAAATACCTTAGGTTTAAATTCTTTTTATACTGTTGCGTTTGCGGCTTATTCGATCAAGAATGAAGCAAACACAAAAATGTACGGAAAAATGGATGAAGCCGAAGCAATTGAACGTGTAAAAAAATATATGATTGCCGGACCAAAAGATTTTACAGATCCTGAAATTCCGTTTCTTCACGTGCAGCAACCGGATTCAGCTAGGCAAAAACCATATAATTTGGTGATTTTTCTGCAAGAAAGTTTAGGAGCAGAATATGTTGGGATTTTAGGAGGAAAACCATTGACTCCCGAATTTGATAAGTTATCAAAAGAAGGTACTTTATTCACTAATTTGTATTGTACAGGAACCAGAAGTGTTCGCGGAATCGAGGCAGTTGTGACAGGATTTTTGCCTTCTCCGTCAGAGAGTGTTGTGAGACTTGGAAATTCGCAACAAGGCTTTTTTACACTTGCCGATGCCTTAAAACAAAAAGGTTACGACACGAGTTTTATTTATGGCGGAATGGCCAATTTTGACAATATGGCTTCGTTTTTTAATGGAAATGGTTTCAGTGATATTGTTGATCAAACTGATTTTGAGTCAGATGGAAATAAATATGCTTTCAAAGGAACTTGGGGCTATTCTGACGAAGATTTGGTGACTAAAGCCAATCAATATTTTAAATCAAAAGGAGACAAGCCGTTTTTCTCTTTAATGTTTTCGACTTCAAATCACGAACCTTTTGAATATCCTGCAGGAAGAATAAAACCGTATGATAAAAAGCCGGCAACAGTAAATAACGCTATGAAATATGCTGATTTTTCAATTGGGAAATTCTTCGAAATGGCCAAAAAGGAAGCGTATTTTAAAAACACGATTTTCATTGTAATCGCCGATCACAATACAAGAACATACGGCAAAAACCTTGTTCCGATTAATAAATTCCATATTCCGGCATTTATCATGGGACCTGGAGTTGCAAAAGGTGCCGTTTACGACCGATTAGCAAGCCAGATAGATATTCCACCAACATTATTGGGTTATTTAGGACTTCCATTTGAAACGCCAATGGTTGGAAGAAATCTAACAAAATTAGATCCGAAAGTACAAGGAAGATCAATCATGCAGTTTAATGATATCAACGCATTTAGAGTAGAGAATCAGGTTGTTATTATGCAACCAAATTTGAAACCACTACAGTTTGAAATCAAAAATGATACGACTTTAATTCCTGTAAAATTAAATGAAGATTTAGCCAAAGACGCTTTGGCTCACGTTATTACAGCAGGAAATTTGTATAAAGAAAGCAAATACAAATTAAGGCGCTAA
- the meaB gene encoding methylmalonyl Co-A mutase-associated GTPase MeaB, with protein MSSLKKQSSSLTEKAGISSPEITSASAINEIKNKRRQQPSASELISGILSGNRTALSRAITLIESTNPEHLEKANEIINGCLAHANKSIRIGITGVPGVGKSTFIEAFGNFLTSIGKKVAVLAVDPSSSISHGSILGDKTRMEELVKNESAFIRPSASGDTLGGVARKTRESIILCEAAGFDTIIIETVGVGQSETAVHSMVDFFLLLKISGAGDELQGIKRGIMEMADAIVINKADGDNIKKANQAKLEFNRALHLFQPKKSNWQPTVTTCSAITKDGISEVWNTISDYFEMTKKTGFFQEKRHDQNQFWMMETINEQLKSNFYNQPEIISLLEQNKKAVQNDEISPFAAASLLLKFYFKKDTK; from the coding sequence TTGTCAAGTTTAAAGAAACAATCGAGTAGCTTAACTGAAAAAGCTGGAATTTCATCCCCTGAAATCACCAGTGCTTCTGCTATAAATGAAATTAAAAACAAACGCAGACAACAACCTTCAGCTTCTGAATTAATATCTGGAATTCTATCTGGAAATCGCACAGCTCTCAGCAGAGCAATTACCCTTATCGAAAGCACCAATCCTGAACATTTAGAAAAAGCAAACGAAATCATAAATGGATGTTTGGCTCATGCCAATAAATCAATCCGAATTGGGATTACTGGCGTTCCTGGTGTTGGAAAAAGTACTTTTATCGAAGCTTTTGGAAACTTTCTTACTAGTATTGGCAAAAAGGTGGCAGTTTTGGCAGTTGATCCAAGCAGTTCCATTTCACATGGAAGTATTTTGGGCGATAAAACCCGAATGGAAGAATTGGTTAAAAATGAAAGTGCTTTTATCAGACCGAGCGCTTCTGGAGACACGCTAGGTGGTGTTGCGCGAAAAACCCGTGAGTCAATAATTTTATGTGAAGCAGCTGGTTTTGACACCATCATTATCGAGACTGTTGGTGTTGGACAAAGCGAAACTGCTGTTCACAGTATGGTTGATTTTTTTCTTTTATTAAAAATTTCTGGCGCGGGCGATGAACTTCAAGGCATTAAACGAGGTATTATGGAAATGGCAGATGCCATCGTAATTAATAAAGCAGACGGAGATAATATCAAAAAAGCCAATCAGGCGAAATTGGAATTCAATCGTGCTTTGCATTTATTTCAGCCCAAAAAATCAAATTGGCAACCAACAGTTACCACTTGCAGTGCCATTACAAAAGATGGAATTTCAGAAGTCTGGAACACGATTTCTGATTATTTCGAAATGACAAAAAAAACCGGATTCTTTCAAGAAAAACGACATGATCAAAATCAGTTTTGGATGATGGAAACGATCAATGAACAATTAAAATCAAATTTCTATAATCAACCAGAAATTATTTCGCTTTTAGAACAAAATAAAAAAGCAGTGCAAAATGATGAAATTTCACCTTTTGCTGCTGCTTCTCTTTTATTAAAATTTTATTTTAAAAAAGACACTAAGTAG
- a CDS encoding cytochrome-c peroxidase — protein MKKIYCLLFLMALVSCQKKSKHQEVNELFQKDITSLIEKVAKLKYSVEEDSTEAQIQRQFLEAHKNYKKVELLSEYYSPSVSKAINGPAIPEFEENDKVMVPPEGFQVIEELVFPKYSKSNKQELIQELGVLEANLTRLEKVSSSNELTDSHVFDAMRLEVYRIITLGITGFDSPIVLNSLPEALVSLETIEKYYRVYLQDQSVSNSKQVLQIFEKGKKYLKSNTDFNAFDRAYFIKEILNPLSKGLFKTQSELRISLMKEQRGLKVTVQTLFDKNAFDPEAFSGFPDYKTTPEKIALGKKLFNDPILSGNNTRSCASCHHAEKAFTDGLERAVSLDGKSMLQRNTPTLSNIAFQRVFFADSRVSYLEDQAIAVIKNENEMHGSLEKSALEIQKNPAYVKSFKKAFPKGEINEFAIKNALASYIRSLSKYDSKFDGYMQNKTAFTADEKAGFNLFAGKAKCATCHFIPLTNGTVPPNFDRSESEILGVPNKDKKLDGDLGKFVITQASIHKNSFKTPTIRNIELTAPYMHNGVYKTLEEVIDFYNEGGGLGKGFDVPNQTLPEDKLNLSDKEKKQLIAFMKTLTDKKYLRIKN, from the coding sequence ATGAAAAAAATATATTGTTTGCTGTTCTTAATGGCTCTTGTTTCTTGTCAGAAAAAAAGCAAACATCAGGAAGTAAATGAATTGTTTCAAAAAGATATTACTTCACTTATTGAAAAAGTTGCCAAACTGAAATATTCTGTTGAAGAAGATTCGACCGAAGCTCAAATTCAGAGGCAATTTCTGGAAGCGCATAAAAATTATAAAAAAGTCGAATTGTTAAGCGAATATTATTCGCCGTCAGTTTCTAAAGCAATCAACGGTCCAGCAATACCTGAGTTCGAAGAAAATGATAAAGTAATGGTTCCGCCCGAAGGTTTTCAGGTTATTGAAGAATTGGTTTTTCCGAAATACAGCAAGTCGAACAAACAAGAATTGATTCAGGAATTGGGAGTTTTGGAAGCAAACTTAACTCGACTGGAAAAAGTTTCAAGTTCTAATGAATTGACCGATTCTCATGTTTTTGATGCGATGCGATTAGAAGTGTACCGAATTATAACTTTGGGAATTACGGGATTTGATTCGCCAATAGTTTTGAATTCACTTCCGGAAGCATTAGTCTCTTTAGAAACTATTGAAAAATATTATCGTGTTTATCTTCAAGATCAATCGGTTTCAAATTCGAAACAAGTGCTTCAGATTTTTGAAAAAGGAAAAAAATATCTAAAATCAAACACCGATTTTAATGCTTTCGATCGTGCTTATTTTATTAAAGAAATTTTGAATCCGCTAAGCAAAGGACTTTTTAAAACACAGTCTGAATTGAGAATTTCTCTGATGAAAGAACAACGTGGTTTAAAAGTTACCGTTCAGACTTTATTTGATAAAAATGCTTTTGATCCAGAAGCTTTCTCTGGTTTTCCAGATTATAAAACTACACCAGAAAAAATTGCTTTAGGGAAAAAGTTATTCAATGATCCCATTTTATCTGGAAACAATACGCGCTCATGCGCATCGTGTCATCACGCCGAAAAAGCATTTACTGACGGATTGGAAAGAGCGGTTTCGTTAGACGGAAAATCGATGTTGCAACGTAATACGCCAACACTTTCGAACATTGCTTTTCAACGTGTATTTTTTGCTGATTCAAGAGTAAGTTATCTAGAAGATCAAGCCATTGCCGTTATTAAAAATGAAAACGAAATGCACGGTTCGCTGGAAAAATCGGCTTTGGAAATTCAAAAGAATCCAGCCTATGTAAAGTCGTTCAAAAAAGCTTTTCCGAAAGGAGAAATAAATGAATTTGCAATCAAAAATGCCTTAGCATCCTATATACGTTCATTAAGCAAATATGATTCTAAATTTGATGGTTATATGCAAAACAAAACTGCTTTTACAGCTGATGAAAAAGCAGGATTTAACCTATTTGCAGGAAAAGCAAAATGTGCTACTTGTCATTTTATTCCACTTACAAACGGAACTGTGCCGCCAAATTTTGACCGATCAGAAAGTGAAATCCTTGGAGTTCCAAATAAAGATAAAAAACTCGATGGAGATTTGGGCAAATTTGTCATCACGCAAGCTTCCATTCATAAAAATTCGTTTAAAACGCCAACGATAAGAAACATTGAACTTACAGCACCATATATGCATAATGGAGTTTATAAAACACTCGAAGAAGTTATTGATTTTTACAATGAAGGAGGAGGTTTAGGAAAAGGTTTCGATGTTCCAAATCAGACTTTGCCAGAAGATAAACTGAATTTATCTGATAAAGAGAAAAAACAATTGATTGCTTTTATGAAAACGCTGACAGATAAAAAATATTTAAGAATTAAGAATTAA
- a CDS encoding AEC family transporter: protein MNNFLLIFLFLSLGLILQHVKQFPTHIYKTLNKIVIYFCLPAITLYHIPKIKWSSELLFPIGAGWITYILAFIFFYFLGRRNGWSNKLIGCLILTAGLSNSSFLGYPIIEALFGKKGLETAVLVDQPGTFVVVSTLGVFTAAFYSKGSPNALGIFKKIILFPPFLMFVLACLMNIFDYNLNENFQTVLLKIGSLVTPLALLSVGLQLTFDRKSQHWKFLRLGLFFKLLLVPFVLFVLYVFVFNQHSEVIKITIMETAMAPMITGAILASTYGLKPKLSSMMIGFGIPISFVTLAFWYFILSFI from the coding sequence ATGAACAACTTTCTTCTAATATTTTTATTTCTTTCATTGGGCTTGATTTTACAACACGTAAAACAATTTCCTACTCATATTTATAAGACACTTAATAAGATTGTCATCTATTTTTGTCTTCCTGCAATTACTTTATACCATATTCCAAAAATAAAATGGAGTAGTGAATTACTTTTTCCAATAGGAGCGGGGTGGATTACTTATATCTTGGCTTTTATTTTTTTTTATTTTTTAGGAAGAAGAAATGGTTGGTCCAACAAACTAATTGGCTGTTTGATTTTAACCGCTGGATTAAGCAACAGTTCTTTTCTTGGGTACCCAATTATTGAAGCATTATTTGGAAAAAAAGGTTTGGAAACTGCTGTTTTGGTAGATCAGCCGGGAACTTTTGTAGTAGTTTCTACGCTTGGTGTTTTTACAGCTGCGTTTTATTCTAAAGGAAGCCCGAATGCTTTGGGGATTTTCAAAAAGATTATTTTGTTTCCGCCTTTTTTAATGTTTGTTTTGGCGTGCTTGATGAATATTTTTGATTATAATTTAAATGAAAATTTTCAAACGGTATTGCTGAAAATTGGAAGTTTGGTAACGCCTTTAGCATTGCTTTCTGTTGGTTTGCAATTGACTTTTGATCGAAAAAGCCAGCATTGGAAATTTTTGCGACTTGGGCTTTTCTTTAAATTGCTCTTGGTTCCTTTTGTACTTTTTGTGTTGTACGTTTTTGTTTTTAATCAACATTCGGAAGTTATAAAAATTACCATAATGGAAACTGCAATGGCGCCAATGATTACTGGCGCAATCTTGGCCTCAACTTACGGATTAAAGCCGAAATTAAGCAGTATGATGATTGGTTTTGGTATTCCAATTTCTTTTGTGACACTTGCTTTTTGGTACTTCATTCTTAGTTTTATTTAA
- a CDS encoding peroxiredoxin, which translates to MSTLRLGDVAPDFHAETTQGPINFHEYLGDSWGVLFSHPADFTPVCTTELGTVANYLPEFTKRNTKVIALSVDGLESHKEWIKDINETQNTEVNFPIIADEDKKIATLYDMLHPNASDKFTVRSVFVIGADKKIKLTLTYPASTGRNFDELLRVIDSLQLTANYSVATPANWKDGEDVVIAPAIPDSDIPAKFPKGHTPIKPYLRLTPQPNK; encoded by the coding sequence ATGTCAACATTAAGATTAGGAGATGTAGCTCCAGATTTTCATGCAGAAACCACACAAGGACCAATCAATTTTCATGAATATTTAGGAGATTCATGGGGCGTTTTATTTTCGCATCCAGCAGATTTTACTCCGGTTTGTACAACTGAATTGGGAACTGTGGCGAATTACCTTCCTGAATTTACAAAAAGAAATACAAAGGTTATTGCTTTGAGTGTAGATGGTTTAGAATCTCATAAAGAATGGATTAAAGACATCAACGAAACTCAAAATACAGAAGTCAATTTCCCGATTATTGCTGATGAAGATAAAAAAATCGCAACTTTATACGATATGCTTCACCCAAATGCAAGCGATAAATTTACAGTTCGTTCGGTTTTCGTGATTGGCGCTGATAAAAAAATCAAACTGACATTGACTTACCCAGCTTCAACAGGAAGAAATTTTGACGAATTGCTTCGTGTAATTGACAGTTTGCAATTGACTGCAAATTACAGTGTTGCCACTCCAGCAAACTGGAAAGATGGAGAAGATGTTGTAATTGCTCCGGCAATTCCAGATAGCGATATTCCAGCAAAATTCCCAAAAGGACACACGCCAATCAAACCTTATTTGAGATTGACTCCACAGCCGAATAAATAA
- a CDS encoding Rrf2 family transcriptional regulator — MLSGKFAITIHILTLLHKFPNDYLSSEYIAGSMNLNPVLVRKEIANLKAHHIVESKEGKNGGTKLAVDAAKLTLKEIFEMTFETIGLGYAKNQPNPDCPVGKKINQNLDALYAQMNQKVSAQLETISLEDFSNQF; from the coding sequence ATGCTTTCAGGTAAATTTGCCATAACGATTCACATTCTTACTTTGCTACATAAATTCCCAAATGATTATTTGTCTTCGGAATATATTGCGGGAAGTATGAACCTCAACCCTGTTTTGGTTAGAAAAGAGATTGCAAACCTAAAAGCGCATCATATTGTAGAAAGTAAAGAAGGGAAAAATGGCGGTACAAAATTGGCGGTAGATGCTGCAAAACTGACATTAAAAGAGATTTTCGAAATGACTTTTGAAACTATTGGTTTAGGTTATGCCAAAAATCAGCCAAATCCTGATTGTCCTGTTGGAAAAAAAATCAATCAGAATCTGGATGCATTATATGCACAAATGAATCAGAAAGTCAGTGCGCAATTAGAAACTATCTCTTTGGAAGATTTTTCGAACCAATTTTGA
- a CDS encoding NAD(P)-dependent oxidoreductase has protein sequence MKIALIGATGFVGSAILNELASRKHEITAIARTPKDTDNAKWIAADIFNADALAEILKGHDVIINAYNPGWTNTNYTADFENGSKSIQEAAKKSGVKRFITIGGAGSLYVAPGVQAVDTPEFPKEYYTAASAARDYLNVIKEEKELDWAFFSPALEMHQGITTGRTGKYRLGLENPVFNDDQRSILSVEDLAVAIADETENPKHHQVRFTAGY, from the coding sequence ATGAAAATCGCACTTATTGGAGCTACAGGATTTGTAGGCTCAGCAATTTTAAACGAATTGGCAAGCAGAAAACATGAAATTACTGCAATTGCAAGAACACCAAAAGATACTGACAATGCAAAATGGATTGCAGCAGATATTTTTAATGCAGATGCTTTGGCAGAAATTTTAAAAGGACATGATGTTATCATCAATGCTTATAATCCAGGCTGGACAAATACAAATTACACCGCTGATTTCGAAAACGGATCAAAATCGATTCAGGAAGCTGCAAAAAAATCAGGTGTAAAACGTTTCATCACAATTGGAGGCGCTGGAAGCTTATATGTAGCGCCGGGCGTGCAGGCAGTTGATACTCCAGAATTTCCAAAAGAATATTACACAGCGGCTTCCGCTGCAAGAGATTATCTAAATGTTATTAAGGAAGAAAAAGAATTAGATTGGGCATTTTTTAGTCCAGCTCTTGAAATGCATCAGGGAATTACAACTGGAAGAACTGGAAAATACCGTTTAGGTTTAGAAAACCCAGTTTTTAACGATGATCAAAGAAGCATCTTATCTGTAGAAGATTTGGCGGTTGCTATTGCTGATGAAACAGAAAATCCAAAACATCATCAAGTAAGGTTTACTGCGGGATATTAA
- a CDS encoding MATE family efflux transporter, whose product MNLKQYTKEFSYNLKLAYPVILGMVGHTLIGIVDNIMVGKLGSTELAAVSLGNSMIFIAMSLGIGFSTAITPIVAEGDAEKNDTKIRSAFHHGLFLCTILGIILFSVIMCAKSIMELLKQPADVIVLAKPYLGWVAFSLIPLVMYQGYKQFADGMSLTKYSMYAMVMANVLHVGINYMLIYGIWIFPKMGIIGAALGTVISRIFLVMFMHIMLSRRDDLKRFFKGFNFEEIKKETIKKIISIGFPSAMQMLFEVVLFTASIWLCGNIGKTSQAANQIALSLASLTFMFAMGLSVTSMIRVSNQRGLTDYKKLLVVARSIFLLAIILEVFFAIIFIVFHTVLPNMFLNMENTIQLTDNTEVIAIASKLLVIAAVFQISDGIQVVVLGALRGLQDVKIPMYITFVAYWVIGFPISYYLGEHTELKAQGVWIGLLAGLTAAAIMLYLRFNYLTKKLITNSVSNS is encoded by the coding sequence GTGAATTTAAAGCAGTACACAAAAGAGTTTTCCTATAATTTAAAACTGGCATATCCTGTAATTTTAGGAATGGTCGGACATACTTTAATTGGTATTGTCGATAATATTATGGTTGGGAAATTAGGAAGTACTGAACTGGCTGCGGTTTCATTAGGAAACAGTATGATTTTTATTGCGATGTCTTTAGGAATTGGATTTTCTACAGCAATTACTCCAATTGTAGCTGAAGGCGATGCTGAGAAAAACGACACAAAAATTCGTTCGGCTTTTCATCATGGACTTTTTTTATGCACCATTCTTGGCATAATTCTTTTTAGTGTCATTATGTGTGCAAAATCAATAATGGAATTGTTAAAGCAACCTGCAGATGTAATTGTTTTAGCAAAACCGTATTTAGGATGGGTAGCTTTTTCATTGATTCCGTTAGTGATGTATCAAGGATATAAGCAATTTGCAGACGGAATGTCATTGACCAAATATTCGATGTATGCAATGGTAATGGCTAATGTCCTTCACGTCGGAATAAATTATATGTTGATTTACGGCATCTGGATTTTTCCAAAAATGGGAATTATTGGTGCAGCACTTGGTACTGTAATTTCAAGAATATTTTTGGTCATGTTTATGCATATTATGCTTTCGCGAAGAGACGATTTGAAACGTTTTTTCAAAGGCTTTAATTTCGAGGAAATTAAAAAAGAGACTATCAAAAAAATTATCAGCATCGGATTTCCATCAGCCATGCAAATGCTTTTTGAAGTGGTTTTGTTTACAGCCTCAATTTGGCTTTGTGGAAATATCGGAAAAACAAGTCAAGCGGCCAATCAAATCGCATTGAGTCTTGCTTCACTTACCTTTATGTTTGCAATGGGATTAAGCGTGACTTCAATGATTCGTGTAAGTAATCAGCGAGGTTTGACAGATTATAAAAAGCTTCTTGTTGTAGCAAGGTCCATTTTCTTGCTGGCTATTATTCTGGAGGTTTTCTTTGCAATCATTTTCATTGTCTTTCATACGGTTTTGCCAAATATGTTCCTAAATATGGAAAACACGATTCAGCTAACAGATAATACAGAAGTAATAGCTATTGCTTCAAAATTATTAGTGATAGCAGCAGTTTTTCAAATTTCTGACGGAATTCAGGTAGTTGTTTTGGGTGCCCTTAGAGGATTGCAAGATGTTAAAATTCCAATGTATATTACATTTGTGGCTTATTGGGTAATTGGTTTTCCGATTTCGTATTATCTCGGAGAACATACTGAATTGAAAGCGCAAGGTGTTTGGATAGGGCTTTTGGCAGGTTTAACAGCAGCGGCAATCATGCTTTACTTGCGTTTTAATTATTTAACCAAAAAATTGATTACAAACTCGGTTTCTAATAGCTAA